A genomic window from Streptomyces mirabilis includes:
- a CDS encoding glycine hydroxymethyltransferase, translating to MRLGRPVNAERHVRRPSMPEPLSTESTAFRSALDVIRAVEPRVADAIGQEIADQRDMLKLIASENYASPATLLAMGNWFSDKYAEGTVGRRFYAGCRNVDTVEALAAEHARELFGAEHAYAQPHSGIDANLVAFWAVLAARVEAPALAKAGVRNVNDLSEADWAELRQAFGNQRMLGMSLDAGGHLTHGFRPNISGKMFDQRSYGTDPATGLIDYEALRTSAREFKPLIIVAGYSAYPRLVNFRIMREIADEVGATLMVDMAHFAGLVAGKVLTGDFDPVPHAQIVTTTTHKSLRGPRGGMVLCDESLAEQVDRGCPMVLGGPLPHVMAAKAVALAEARRPEFRDYAQAVVDNARALAEGLMRRGATLVTGGTDNHLNLIDVASSYGLTGRQAESALLDSGIVTNRNAIPADPNGAWYTSGIRIGTPALTTRGLGTTEMDEIAGLIDRVLTAAEPGTTAKGAPSKAQHVLDRKISDEISHRATDLLAPFPLYPEIDLG from the coding sequence GTGCGCCTGGGCCGACCCGTGAACGCTGAACGCCACGTCCGGAGGCCGTCAATGCCCGAGCCCCTTTCCACCGAGTCCACCGCCTTCCGCAGCGCCCTCGACGTGATCCGGGCCGTGGAGCCCCGCGTCGCCGACGCGATCGGCCAGGAGATCGCGGACCAGCGCGACATGCTCAAGCTGATCGCGTCGGAGAACTACGCCTCCCCGGCCACCCTGCTGGCCATGGGCAACTGGTTCAGCGACAAGTACGCCGAGGGCACCGTCGGCCGCCGCTTCTACGCCGGCTGCCGCAACGTCGACACCGTCGAGGCCCTCGCAGCCGAACACGCCCGCGAGCTCTTCGGCGCCGAGCACGCCTACGCCCAGCCGCACTCCGGCATCGACGCCAACCTGGTCGCCTTCTGGGCCGTGCTCGCCGCCCGCGTCGAGGCCCCGGCCCTCGCGAAGGCCGGCGTCCGCAACGTCAACGACCTCTCCGAGGCCGACTGGGCCGAGCTGCGCCAGGCCTTCGGCAACCAGCGCATGCTCGGCATGTCCCTGGACGCCGGCGGCCACCTCACCCACGGCTTCCGCCCGAACATCTCAGGAAAGATGTTCGACCAGCGTTCCTACGGCACCGATCCCGCCACCGGCCTCATCGACTACGAGGCGCTGCGGACGTCGGCCCGTGAGTTCAAGCCGCTGATCATCGTCGCCGGCTACTCCGCCTACCCCCGCCTGGTGAACTTCCGGATCATGCGGGAGATCGCCGACGAGGTCGGTGCGACCCTGATGGTCGACATGGCGCACTTCGCCGGTCTGGTCGCGGGCAAGGTCCTCACCGGCGACTTCGACCCCGTCCCGCACGCCCAGATCGTCACCACCACCACGCACAAGTCGCTGCGCGGCCCGCGCGGCGGCATGGTCCTGTGCGACGAGAGCCTCGCCGAGCAGGTCGATCGCGGCTGCCCGATGGTCCTCGGCGGCCCCCTCCCGCACGTCATGGCCGCCAAGGCCGTCGCGCTCGCCGAGGCCCGCCGCCCCGAGTTCCGCGACTACGCCCAGGCCGTCGTCGACAACGCCCGCGCCCTCGCCGAGGGCCTGATGCGGCGCGGCGCCACCCTGGTCACCGGCGGCACGGACAACCACCTCAACCTGATCGACGTCGCCTCCTCCTACGGCCTCACCGGCCGCCAGGCCGAGTCCGCGCTGCTCGACTCGGGCATCGTCACCAACCGCAACGCCATCCCCGCCGACCCGAACGGCGCCTGGTACACCTCCGGCATCCGTATCGGCACGCCCGCGCTGACCACCCGTGGCCTGGGCACCACCGAGATGGACGAGATCGCCGGTCTCATCGACCGCGTCCTCACCGCCGCAGAGCCCGGCACCACCGCCAAGGGCGCCCCGTCCAAGGCCCAGCACGTCCTGGACCGGAAGATCTCCGACGAGATCTCCCACCGCGCCACCGACCTGCTGGCCCCGTTCCCGCTCTACCCGGAGATCGACCTCGGCTGA